TATAATTACAAATTATGTTGAAAGTGTCAATGGAGAAAAAACTGATTTTGAAGGGGCATGGGGGAGAGCAGTGACAGGGCAGAAGGTTTCTCTAGGAAGTGATATGTCAGCTATGACCTAACCAATGAGTAGGAGTGAGCCAGGTGAAGAGGTAGAGCTGGGGTGGGGTAAGGGGAAGAGGCCTCCCACATAGAGGGAACGGTTGCAAGaagactcagagaagtgaagaaactgaaaggaggccagggaggagtAGATGACGTTGTAGCAGCCAAGGGCCAGATGGAAGAGGATCCTGCAGACCACAGTTaaaagtttagattttatttttagcgCAAAGGGTAGTTGTTGAAGGGTACTGGAGCCATAGGTGTGGTGACCTCATCatatttgctttatggtatttTAAGAAGCCCCCTGGCTGTTGTTTGGGGGAATGGACGGTAGAGAGCAAGAATGGAGGCAGATAGACCATTTAAGAAGCTGGACCTGTGAAGACAAGAAATGATAGTGGCTGGACAGCGGGCATGGCAATGGAACCGGAGTGAACTTTGAAGTTCTAGTGAGAATCGTTTTATACTCAAGCCACCACAGCTCCACCTTGAAACTCTCAGGTCCACTTCAGAGCAAAGATGGATTCAtcctgagagagagaacacaaaggcTCTCATCTTCCTGGCTCCCTGtgcagcagcagctgcagctgATCTCTCTGGGATTACTAACCCTCTCTGCATCAGCTCTGTcctccccagggcagagcccatcTGTCTCACCCACCTGGAAGACTCACTTGGCCAAAGCTAGGTCCCTGAGGCCAGACTATAGCCAGCCCCATTGAAGAGAAGGGGTCCATGATCTGAACTTGAACCAGCTTGTTCCCTGGAGGCTTCTCACCTGTACTCTTTATCTTTCAGGCTTACGCATCCATGATTATTTGTACTTCCAAGTGCTGAGTCCTGGAGACATTCGATACATCTTCACAGCCACACCTGCCAAGGACTTTGGTGGTATCTTTGTAAGTTCAGGGAGACCCTTTTCTCTCTGATCTTGTCTCCACCTCCATCCGACTAAGTAAGGTGACCCTCTCCTCCCTTCAACCAATACTTGAGTGCTGGGACAGGGAAGGGTGCAGAATCCAACTCTGtcctcctggggctgctgtgcAGGGAGAAAGAGTTTCCAGCTAGCTACCCTTCTGGGTGTAATACAGACTCGGGCACCAGACAGGGACAAGCTGTCTTCTTTGGGGACATGAAACAGTGAGAAACCAAGGGCTCTGCTAGTTCTGTCTGCACTACGTGACTTAAGGCAGGTTACTTCCCCTTTCTGGGTCCATAGCAACTCCCCTACATATCTCATAGAAAGGCAGGGTAGAGGGGGACAACTAGATAAGCCTTTGTGAGAATTTAGTAAAAAATACCTCAGTGCCCAGCATACAGAAATCACTCCATGTTCCCTTCACACTTTGTGAGGAACCAAGAGAATGGGGCTGTCAGCCTAGTCTTAAAACTGGCATGTCTCCTCACTCTGACGTATCTAAATGTCTTTCAGCACACAAGGTATGAGCAGATTCACCTTGTCCCTGCAGAACCTTCGGAAGCCTGTGGGGAGCTCAGCAACGGTTTCTTCATCCAGGACCAGATTGCTCTGGTGGAGAGAGGGTAAGGAGCGGACAGAGACAGGCACCAGAGGAGGGCAGGTGTAGGGTAGATTCTGAGATCAGTGTCGGTGGTGGTGCTCTGAAATAGCTGTTCttaaataattcacatttttgATGGTCTTTAAGAAATGTCTTAAGATGATCCATGCCTTTTGACCATTTATAAGAAATTCTCCCTGGTCCTTCTTTCATCCTTCCAGTGTTGACAGTCTGGAGGAGGGCTAGCTAGCACCTTGCCTTTCCTTTGGTCTCATCATCACCTCTTCCAGGGgctgctccttcctctccaagACCCGAGTGGTGCAGGAGCACGGCGGGCGGGCAGTGATCATCTCTGACAATGCGGTTGACAATGACAGCTTCTACGTGGAGATGATCCAGGACAGTACCCAGCGCACAGCTGACATCCCTGCCCTCTTCCTGCTCGGCCGAGATGGGTGAGGGCTCCTTGTCTCTGGCTGTATCAGCACCAGGCTGGGTGCCATGACTTGGGGAGGTCAAGGGAAATCACCAGTCCCTTCCCGCAAGCCTCAGTTGGAGGGCCAAGAGTCCTTGGGCCAAACAAGTTGGAGGGCCCCAGTTGGAGGGCCTAGTCCTTGGGCTCTAGAACTCCCAGAGTGATGGGGACAGTGGGGCATGATGGGGTGCTGAGAAAGTGACCATCACCACGTACCTCTCTTCATGCCCTCCCAGCTACATGATCCGCCGCTCCCTGGAACAGCATGGGCTGCCATGGGCCATCATTTCCATCCCAGTCAATGTCACCAGCATCCCCACCTTTGAGCTGCTGCAACCACCCTGGACCTTCTGGTAGAAGAGTTGGTCCCACATACCACCCTTAAAGCAACTCTGGGCTGGGAAAGGAAAATCCAGGAATTCTGCTCTTTGGGATTTGGGGATAGCACTTGGGGACAGGTGGAGCTGGGTAGAGGGAAAAGGCTTGGGCCTTGGCTATGCTAAAAGCCACGCCACGGGCCTTCCCTTCCTCAGGGCCCCCAAACATCTCGTGCTATGGGAAGAGTAAAGAGGCCCCAGAGCTTCTTGGCTAGAATCTGGAACAAAAGGGGCTAAAGGCAGGTGGCCTGAGAGCCACCTGTGACCTGTCACATCCCACCTGCTCCAGCCTCCCCTTCCCAGGGTCTCCTCAGTGTACTTCACAGCAGTTGCTGGTGTTTGAGGAATTAATAAACCCTCACcgattttttagcaataaagctTCTCATCAGGGTCGCAACTGTGTCCTAGAATAAGAGCACATGGGTGGGAGGGGCCTTCATACTCATCTGGTCCCATGCCCTTATTTTGagggggaggaaactgaggcccacagagggaaaatgacttgcccaaggtccttTAGGACCAGTGCTTGGGCTGCTGCTAATCTTGGATCCCAATACAGCCTGCTTCCTGCTCAAGAACTCAGGAAGCCATGGGTCAGTCCCCTGAGAAGACTCCTCTGATAGCCTGGTCCTGGGGATCCACACCAGACTGCAAAAGACCCTTGCTCTTGGCATTTAGAAACATTTGCACAGCAGAGTGTAGGTGCAGAGTGCAGAGAGGAGCCCAAACTGAGGAGCTCTAGCTCCCATCTCCTGCCATCACCTGGTCTAAAACTATGTGCCTCTGCACCACCTACGTGACTGCTGCGGGCCCCAAGCAGCTTGTCGAATCCTTCTCCACAAAGCATTCCTGCAGAGGCCTGTCACCACTCACACTTTATTGAGGACAGTGGgcaggcgggggtgggagggggtgctggCTGCTGTGAAGGAGTAAGAACCCGACAGGCCTC
Above is a window of Halichoerus grypus chromosome 10, mHalGry1.hap1.1, whole genome shotgun sequence DNA encoding:
- the PRADC1 gene encoding protease-associated domain-containing protein 1; the protein is MVPGAAGWCCLVLWLPACVAAHGLRIHDYLYFQVLSPGDIRYIFTATPAKDFGGIFHTRYEQIHLVPAEPSEACGELSNGFFIQDQIALVERGGCSFLSKTRVVQEHGGRAVIISDNAVDNDSFYVEMIQDSTQRTADIPALFLLGRDGYMIRRSLEQHGLPWAIISIPVNVTSIPTFELLQPPWTFW